A window of the Saccharomyces eubayanus strain FM1318 chromosome II, whole genome shotgun sequence genome harbors these coding sequences:
- the SRP101 gene encoding Signal recognition particle receptor subunit alpha produces MFDQLAVFTPQGQVLYQYNCSGKRFSKSQINSFISQLITSPVTKKESVANANTGGFDLNVLTVNDEIKNSNSFNAMFYLNKQPEIYFVVTFAERTLELNQEAQQTLALVLKLWNSLHLSESIQKNIKGQNEKNRHNYVDVLQGLEEDLNKFDQYFGVKYEESIKQEQVDSNEGGTNELVSQSGNKNTKKKLKDIKSKKQTLGNVGSGRKWGRDGGMLDEMNHADAAKLDFSSSNSYNSSQVALDATINKDSFGNRTEGGDFLIKEIDDLLSSHKDEVISENESKNNGYMNTAFGFLQKHVLGNKTINDNDLKSVLDKLKQQLITKNVAPEAADYLTQQVSRDLVGSKTANWTSVEITARESLTKALTQILTPGVSVDLLREIQSKRSEVDADGKCNPYVFSVVGVNGVGKSTNLSKLAFWLLQNNFKVLIVACDTFRSGAVEQLRVHVENLAQLMDDSHVRGSKNKRGKSGNDYVELFEAGYGGSDLVTKIAKQAIKYAHDQSFDIVLMDTAGRRHNDPTLMSPLKSFADQAKPDKIIMVGEALVGTDSVQQAKNFNNAFGKGRNLDFFIISKCDTVGEMLGTMVNMVYATGIPILFVGVGQTYTDLRTLSVKWAVNTLMS; encoded by the coding sequence ATGTTTGACCAATTAGCAGTTTTTACACCTCAAGGCCAGGTACTTTACCAATATAATTGCTCAGGAAAACGTTTTTCTAAGTCACAAATTAATTCCTTTATATCGCAACTGATTACCTCTCCAGTAACTAAGAAAGAAAGTGTTGCAAATGCAAATACGGGCGGGTTCGATCTCAACGTTTTGACAGTCAACGATGAAATTaagaattcaaattcattcaACGCAATGTTTTATCTAAACAAGCAGCCAGAGATATATTTTGTAGTAACTTTTGCGGAGCGGACTTTGGAACTGAATCAAGAAGCTCAACAAACGTTAGCACTAGTGTTGAAGCTTTGGAATTCACTTCACTTAAGTGAATCCATCCAGAAGAACATTAAAGgccaaaatgaaaaaaatagacaCAACTATGTCGACGTCCTCCAAGGGCTTGAAGAAGACCTGAACAAATTCGATCAATATTTTGGGGTTAAATACGAAGAGTCCATAAAACAAGAGCAGGTTGATTCAAATGAGGGAGGCACGAATGAATTGGTATCACAATCTGGtaataaaaatacaaaaaagaaactaaaggACATCAAAAGTAAGAAGCAAACTTTAGGAAATGTTGGTAGTGGGAGAAAATGGGGTCGTGATGGTGGAATGCTGGATGAAATGAACCACGCAGACGCTGCTAAGTtagatttttcttcgtctAACAGTTACAATAGCAGCCAAGTTGCTCTTGATGCCACTATAAATAAAGATTCATTTGGTAATAGAACAGAAGGCGGTGATTTCCTGATCAAAGAAATCGATGACCTTTTATCTTCTCATAAAGACGAAGTTATAAGCGAaaatgaatcaaaaaataatggcTATATGAACACAGCTTTTGGatttttgcaaaaacaCGTCTTAGGTAATAAAACCattaatgataatgatttgaaatctgTATTAGACAAATTGAAACAACAATTAATAACCAAAAATGTGGCTCCAGAAGCGGCAGATTATTTAACCCAACAAGTCTCTCGCGATCTCGTAGGCTCAAAAACTGCGAATTGGACCAGTGTCGAAATCACAGCTCGTGAATCCTTAACGAAAGCATTAACTCAGATATTAACGCCCGGTGTGTCTGTCGATCTTTTACGTGAAATacaaagcaaaagaagcgAAGTAGATGCTGACGGAAAATGTAATCCATACGTATTCTCCGTAGTGGGTGTTAATGGTGTTGGTAAGTCAACCAACCTTTCGAAACTAGCGTTCTGGCTACTGCAAAATAACTTCAAGGTCCTAATTGTTGCCTGTGACACGTTCAGATCTGGTGCAGTCGAACAACTTAGAGTTCACGTTGAAAATTTAGCACAACTCATGGACGATTCACATGTGCGTGGCTCTAAAAACAAAAGGGGTAAAAGTGGCAATGATTATGTTGAATTATTTGAAGCTGGTTATGGTGGCTCTGACTTAGTGACTAAAATCGCTAAACAGGCCATCAAATATGCCCACGATCAAAGCTTTGATATAGTGTTAATGGATACTGCCGGAAGAAGACATAATGATCCTACGTTAATGTCGCCATTGAAATCGTTTGCTGACCAGGCTAAACCAGATAAAATTATTATGGTTGGGGAAGCTTTAGTAGGTACAGATTCCGTCCAACAAGCcaagaatttcaacaatgCCTTTGGGAAGGGGAGAAaccttgattttttcatcatttccAAGTGTGACACAGTTGGTGAAATGTTAGGTACTATGGTGAATATGGTTTATGCAACAGGAATTCCCATATTGTTTGTTGGGGTGGGACAAACTTATACCGACTTGAGAACATTAAGTGTAAAATGGGCCGTTAACACCCTTATGTCTTGA
- the SSD1 gene encoding mRNA-binding translational repressor SSD1, with protein sequence MSKNSNMNNNRSQDPNNMFVQTTGGGKNAPKQIHVAHRRSQSELTNLMIEQFTLQKQLEQVQAQQQQLLAQHQQLAQQTGQYLSGNSGPGNHFAPQPPHPHYNSNGNSPNMSAGGNRSRAHSRNNSGYYQNSYDNNNNNNNNNNNSGPNSHRKTSSQSSIYGHSRRHSLGLNEAKKAAAEEQAKRISGGEAGVTVKIDPVQSDTGSNTTTEQSEFKFPPPPTSQQGHRRATSNLSPPSFKFPPNSQGDNDDEFIATSSTHRRTKTRNNEYSPGINSNWRTQSQQSQQQLSPFRHRGSNSRDYNSLNTLEPPAIFQQGHKHRASNSSVHSFSSQGNSNGGGRKSLFAPYLPQANIPELIQEGRLVAGILRVNKKNRSDAWVSTDGALDADIYICGSKDRNRALEGDLVAVELLVVDDVWESKKEKEEKKRRKDASMQHDIIPLNSSDDYHNDASATAATSNNFLSSSSSSDSPNKDDSSIRRNTSSNINNDNDPLSSPTKTGVKRRSSLKQRPTQKKNDDVEVEGQSLLLVEEEEINDKYKPLYAGHVVAVLDRIPGQLFSGTLGLLRPSQQANSDNNKPPQSPKIAWFKPTDKKVPLIAIPTELAPKDFVENADKYSEKLFVASIKRWPITSLHPFGILVSELGDIHDPNTEIDSILRDNNFLSNEYLDQKNPQKEKSSFQPLPLTAENLEKRRNFTDDNEYNILAISELGWISGFALHVRNNDDGTVELGCHVVDVTSHIEEGSSVDRRARKRSSAVFMPQKLVNLLPQSFNDALSLAPGKESPTISVVYTLDSSTLRVQSTWVGESVISPSNILSLEQLDEKLLSGNPGTYLSLVQEIARSFYAVRINDPEAKLLPTLSLLESLDDEKVKVDLNILDRTSGFIVINEIKRKVNSTVAEKIYTKLGDLALLRRQMQPIATKMASFRKKIQNFGYDVDISSADELIKAVLKIEDDDVRVGIEILLFKTMPRARYFIAGKVDPDQYGHYALNLPIYAHFTDPMRRYADHVVHRQLKSVIHDVPYTEDIEALKITSEYCNFKKDCAYQAQEQAIHLLLCKTINDMGNTTGQLLTVATVLQVYESSFDVFIPEFGIEKRVHGDQLPLIKAEFDGTNRVLELHWQPGVDSATFIPADEKNPKSYRNSIKNKFSSTAAEIANIELDKEAESEPLISDPLSKELSDLHLTVPSLRLPSADNNEQNALDKFIATTETRIENDNYIQEIHELQKIPILLRAEVGMALPCLTVRALNPFMRRE encoded by the coding sequence ATGTCTAAAAATAGTAACATGAATAACAATAGATCGCAAGATCCAAACAACATGTTTGTACAAACCACAGGAGGTGGGAAAAATGCTCCGAAGCAAATCCATGTTGCACATAGACGTTCTCAAAGTGAACTGACGAATCTAATGATTGAGCAATTCACTTTGCAAAAGCAACTGGAACAAGTCCAAgcacaacagcaacaactGCTGGCCCAACATCAACAATTGGCCCAACAGACAGGACAATATCTTTCGGGAAATTCAGGCCCAGGTAATCATTTTGCTCCTCAACCTCCTCACCCACATTACAACTCAAATGGTAATTCACCCAATATGAGTGCTGGTGGCAATAGAAGTAGAGCCCATTCGAGAAACAATTCTGGATATTATCAAAACTCCTAcgataacaataacaacaataacaacaacaataataactCTGGTCCTAATTCGCACAGAAAGACTAGTTCACAATCTAGCATTTACGGTCATTCGAGAAGGCATTCTTTAGGTCTGAATGAGGCTAAGAAGGCCGCTGCTGAAGAACAGGCCAAAAGAATATCTGGGGGTGAAGCAGGTGTAACTGTGAAGATAGATCCTGTTCAATCAGATACTGGTTCAAATACCACTACAGAACAGTCCGAATTCAAGTTCCCGCCACCACCAACCTCACAACAGGGCCACCGCCGTGCAACTTCAAATCTATCACCACCTTCTTTCAAGTTTCCGCCAAACTCCCAAGGTGACAATGACGACGAATTCATAGCCACTTCTTCCACACATCGTCGCACaaagacaagaaacaaTGAATATTCGCCAGGTATCAATTCTAACTGGAGGACTCAATCACAGCAATCGCAACAGCAACTGTCTCCATTCCGTCACAGAGGTTCCAACTCCAGGGATTATAATTCATTAAACACTCTAGAGCCCCCTGCGATCTTTCAACAGGGTCATAAGCACCGTGCTTCTAATTCATCTGTTCATAGTTTCAGCTCTCAAGGCAATAGCAACGGAGGCGGGCGTAAATCCCTATTTGCACCCTATCTTCCTCAAGCAAATATTCCGGAACTGatccaagaaggaagaCTAGTAGCTGGTATTTTAAGAgttaacaagaaaaacaggTCAGATGCTTGGGTCTCTACAGATGGGGCTCTTGATGCCGACATTTATATCTGCGGCTCCAAAGATCGTAATAGAGCTCTCGAAGGTGATTTGGTTGCCGTAGAGTTATTAGTCGTCGATGACGTTTGGGAatctaaaaaggaaaaagaagaaaaaaagagaagaaaggaTGCCTCTATGCAACACGATATTATTCCTTTGAACAGTAGTGACGATTACCACAACGATGCATCTGCCACTGCAGCAACGAGTAATAATTTTCTatcgtcatcttcgtcatccGACTCGCCAAACAAAGATGACTCGTCCATTAGAAGAAATACGTCATCAAACATCAATAACGACAACGATCCTTTATCGTCTCCCACTAAAACAGGTGTGAAGAGAAGAAGTTCATTAAAGCAACGTCCaacccaaaagaaaaatgatgatgTTGAGGTTGAAGGTCAATCGTTATTGTTAGTTGAGGAGGAGGAAATAAATGACAAATACAAACCACTGTATGCAGGTCACGTTGTTGCTGTTTTGGATCGTATCCCTGGTCAATTATTCAGTGGTACGTTGGGTCTATTGAGACCATCCCAGCAAGCTAACAgtgacaataataaaccACCTCAGAGCCCAAAAATAGCCTGGTTTAAACCTACTGATAAGAAGGTTCCGTTAATCGCAATTCCAACAGAGTTGGCACCAAAGGactttgttgaaaatgCAGATAAATACTCCGAGAAGCTATTTGTTGCCTCTATCAAACGTTGGCCAATCACATCTTTGCATCCGTTTGGTATTTTAGTTTCTGAACTCGGAGACATTCACGATCCAAACACCGAAATTGATTCTATTCTAAGGGATAACAATTTCCTTTCAAATGAATATCTGGATCAGAAAAATCCACAAAAGGAGAAATCGAGCTTTCAACCACTGCCATTAACAGCGGAGAACTtggaaaagagaagaaattttaCAGACGATAATGAATACAACATTCTCGCAATTTCAGAGCTTGGATGGATCTCGGGATTTGCTTTACATGTTAGAAACAACGATGATGGCACGGTTGAGCTAGGTTGTCATGTCGTTGACGTAACAAGCCATATTGAAGAGGGTTCTTCTGTTGACAGACGTGCTAGAAAAAGATCATCCGCAGTATTTATGCCACAGAAGCTCGTTAATTTACTACCACAGTCCTTCAACGACGCACTCTCACTGGCACCGGGTAAAGAATCTCCCACCATATCAGTTGTATATACTCTAGATTCTTCTACTCTAAGAGTTCAATCTACTTGGGTAGGAGAATCGGTCATCTCTCCATCgaatattttatcattggaacaattggatgaaaaattgttaAGCGGAAACCCTGGGACCTACCTCTCTCTGGTACAAGAAATTGCAAGATCATTCTATGCTGTAAGAATAAATGACCCTGAAGCCAAATTGCTTCCTACACTATCTTTACTGGAGAGTTTAGATGACGAAAAAGTTAAAGTCGACTTAAACATCTTGGATAGAACTTCAGGCTTTATTGTAATAAACgaaattaaaagaaaagttaatTCGACCGTAGCAGAGAAGATTTATACCAAGCTTGGTGACTTAGCTCTTTTGAGAAGACAAATGCAACCTATTGCAACCAAAATGGCGTCATTCAGgaagaaaatccaaaacTTCGGTTACGATGTTGACATCAGTTCGGCAGATGAACTCATTAAAGCAGTGTTAAAgattgaagatgacgacGTAAGAGTCggaattgaaattttactGTTCAAGACTATGCCAAGAGCCAGATATTTCATTGCCGGCAAGGTCGATCCAGATCAGTACGGTCATTATGCTCTGAACTTACCTATCTATGCTCATTTCACAGATCCAATGAGAAGATATGCTGATCATGTCGTTCACAGACAATTAAAATCTGTTATTCACGATGTTCCATATACTGAAGATATAGAAGCACTAAAGATTACTTCTGAGTACtgtaatttcaaaaaagattGCGCCTATCAGGCCCAAGAACAAGCAATTCACTTACTCCTATGTAAAACGATCAATGATATGGGTAATACTACTGGCCAGTTGTTGACTGTGGCCACTGTGTTGCAAGTTTACGAGTCTTCGTTTGACGTCTTTATTCCAGAATTtggtattgaaaaaagagttCACGGTGATCAACTGCCTTTGATCAAGGCCGAATTTGACGGCACCAATCGTGTTTTAGAATTACATTGGCAACCTGGTGTAGATAGCGCAACTTTCATCCCAGCGGACGAAAAGAATCCAAAATCCTACAGGAACtctatcaaaaacaaattcagTTCCACGGCCGCAGAAATCGCTAATATTGAACTCGATAAAGAAGCTGAGTCAGAACCACTGATCAGTGACCCATTAAGTAAAGAACTTAGCGACTTGCATTTAACGGTACCAAGTCTAAGGTTACCATCCGCGGACAACAACGAACAAAATGCCTTGGACAAGTTCATTGCTACTACTGAAACTAGGATCGAAAATGATAACtatattcaagaaatacaTGAATTACAAAAGATTCCTATTTTGTTGAGAGCTGAAGTGGGAATGGCTTTGCCATGCTTAACCGTTCGTGCATTAAATCCGTTTATGAGAAGAGAATAA
- the DPL1 gene encoding sphinganine-1-phosphate aldolase DPL1 has product MNTTLSSSDWYSTSVRLLVEEYDVKQFLILTISELRTSIQNYLSNTPWQNILKDYLYFTFCYKLLSKFLYLLKVYGPITLAKRTYERTSRSIFRWLLDSPFLKGTVDKEVSKIKRSIEDELIRSDSQLMNFPQLPSDGIPQDEVVEELNKLNDLIPHTQWKEGKVSGAVYHGGDDLIHLQTIAYEKYCVANQLHPDVFPAVRKMESEVVSMVLKMFNAPADTGCGTTTSGGTESLLLACLSAKMHALHHRGITEPEIIAPITAHAGFDKAAYYFNMKLRHVDLDPTTYQVDLKKVKKFINKNTVLLVGSAPNFPHGIADDIEGLGKIAQKHKLPLHVDSCLGSFIVSFMEKAGYKNVPRLDFRVPGVTSISCDTHKYGFAPKGSSVIMYRNSDLRMHQYYINPTWTGGLYGSPTLAGSRPGAIVVGCWATMVNMGENGYIESCQEIVGAAMKFKRFILKNIPELEIMGDPKYSVVSFSSKSLNIHELSDRLAKKGWHFNALQKPVALHMAFTRLSVHVVDEICEVLRTTVQELKSESDSKPSPDGTSALYGVAGSVKTAGVADKLIVGFLDALYKLGPAENADAK; this is encoded by the coding sequence ATGAATACAACATTATCAAGCAGCGATTGGTATAGCACCTCAGTACGTTTACTAGTGGAAGAATACGATGTCAAGCAGTTTTTGATCCTAACCATCAGTGAATTAAGAACAAGTATACAGAACTACCTCTCAAATACTCCATGGCAGaacattttgaaagattaTTTGTACTTCACCTTCTGCTACAAACTACTAAGCAAGTTTCTCTACCTACTAAAGGTTTATGGACCAATAACATTAGCCAAAAGAACATATGAACGTACTTCCAGATCAATATTCCGTTGGTTGCTGGACTCGCCATTTTTGAAGGGAACGGTGGATAAAGAAGTTTCGAAAATCAAGAGAtcaattgaagatgaacTTATCAGATCCGACTCACAACTTATGAACTTCCCACAATTACCATCTGATGGGATACCTCAGGATGAAGTTGTTGAAGAACTAAACAAATTGAATGACTTGATACCACACACCCAGTGGAAGGAAGGTAAGGTCTCTGGTGCTGTTTACCATGGTGGTGATGATTTGATCCATTTGCAAACGATCGCATACGAAAAATACTGCGTCGCCAATCAGCTACATCCGGATGTCTTTCCAGCTGTTCGTAAAATGGAGTCCGAAGTGGTTTCAAtggttttgaaaatgtttAATGCTCCTGCTGATACGGGTTGCGGTACAACAACGTCTGGTGGTACGGAGTCCTTACTTTTAGCATGCTTAAGTGCTAAGATGCACGCTTTGCATCACCGTGGTATTACTGAGCCGGAGATTATTGCTCCCATAACTGCGCATGCTGGGTTTGACAAGGCTGCGTACTACTTTAACATGAAGCTACGTCATGTCGATTTAGACCCCACGACTTATCAAGtggacttgaaaaaagtaaaaaaattcatcaataagAACACCGTTTTACTGGTCGGTTCGGCCCCAAACTTTCCTCACGGTATTGCTGATGATATTGAAGGCCTAGGGAAAATAGCGCAAAAGCATAAGCTACCTTTACACGTCGACAGTTGTTTAGGTTCCTTTATTGTTTCATTCATGGAAAAGGCAGGTTACAAAAATGTACCAAGACTCGATTTCAGAGTCCCAGGTGTTACATCAATATCATGTGACACTCACAAGTACGGGTTTGCACCAAAGGGTTCATCAGTCATAATGTATAGAAACAGCGATTTGAGAATGCATCAATACTACATCAATCCTACGTGGACAGGTGGGTTATATGGCTCTCCTACATTAGCAGGGTCTAGACCAGGCGCCATTGTTGTAGGCTGTTGGGCCACTATGGTCAACATGGGGGAAAATGGTTACATCGAATCGTGCCAAGAAATAGTAGGTGCTGCCATGAAGTTTAAAAGATTTATCTTGAAAAACATTCCGGAATTGGAGATCATGGGTGACCCCAAATACTCAGTggtttcgttttcatctAAGAGCCTGAACATACACGAACTATCCGATAGGCTGGCCAAGAAAGGCTGGCACTTCAATGCCCTACAAAAACCCGTCGCCCTACATATGGCCTTCACGAGACTAAGTGTGCACGTGGTAGATGAGATCTGCGAAGTTCTACGCACTACCGTGCAGGAACTAAAGAGCGAGTCTGACTCCAAACCATCGCCGGATGGAACCAGTGCTCTGTACGGTGTCGCCGGGAGCGTCAAGACTGCCGGCGTTGCAGACAAACTCATTGTTGGATTCTTGGACGCATTATATAAGTTGGGCCCTGCAGAGAACGCCGACGCCAAATAA
- the HDA2 gene encoding Hda2p: MSRKNSKKLKVYYLPVRLTQFQKDLSEILISLHAESFKSSLVDEPPANSLSKLDGSSAKPETHSYPRLSQRQLTYIFDSNIRAIANHPSLLVDHYMPRQLLRMEPTESLIAGSHKFQVLNHLINSIIFRDRTQTPNKIIKCAIIAHSIKELDLLEGLVLGKNFRIKRLSGTSLYNEKHKFATLTTTDTATNKDGTPNSLSSTSSNSNSTSYTGYSKDDYDYSVKRNLKKRKLNTDDWLFLATTKHLKHDQYLLANYDLDMIISFDPMLELELPALQLLKNSTNKNIPMIKLLVQNSPDHYLLDPEIKSSSSSTDSVYLGDNDHLDNGKEYEEIKSSLLYFLQTRKAKVDNFNVDYAALVKCCLEGGDCNESLPALNLVTLDETSKDLSGSDFWQPQLTELNYFTTELPLWDSPLDIKTYQTELMHRAVIRLKDIQDEFTKDSDLLNEKRSNENQRQNKLDDIKNSIGVTFKNKQEVEKSINDSEKRYRHAMTESTKLDDKVNYLLKNKAELENFSELCPGNSSSEYDPEKESTLATKLSQYADEDVILSNKLKALQEANAEKLKKNDELRSQYQIESSKAAESAQTLKTLKESLGSLENEVNGPLTKVPVESSKRELEMLKKDLQSLKSKNKFLKNYINSMNRQYDLKNKSNVQVEKTATTSTRFRSTRSNTPNYT; encoded by the coding sequence ATGAGTAGGAAAAACTCgaaaaaactaaaagtGTATTATTTACCTGTAAGGTTGAcccaatttcaaaaagatttATCGGAAATACTCATATCCCTACATGCTGAATCGTTCAAGTCAAGTCTAGTAGATGAGCCCCCGGCAAACTCCCTGAGTAAGCTTGATGGGTCATCTGCCAAGCCTGAAACGCATTCATATCCACGGCTATCACAAAGACAATTGACCTATATCTTCGACTCTAACATAAGGGCCATCGCCAATCATCCTTCGCTTCTCGTGGACCACTACATGCCTCGACAGCTTTTGAGAATGGAACCTACGGAGAGCTTGATTGCTGGCAGCCACAAATTTCAAGTCCTTAATCACCTAATCAATTCGATAATCTTTAGAGATAGAACACAGACACCCAATAAAATTATAAAATGCGCCATCATAGCACATAGCATCAAGGAATTAGATTTGTTAGAAGGCCTCGTTTTGGggaaaaattttagaatCAAGAGGCTATCTGGTACATCGCTCTACAACGAGAAACATAAATTCGCCACTCTAACCACGACCGATACCGCGACAAATAAAGATGGGACCCCGAATTCTCTAAGTAGCACAAGTTCCAATTCAAACTCGACTTCTTATACGGGTTATTCAAAAGACGACTACGACTATTCGGTGAAGagaaacttgaaaaaaaggaaactgaACACTGACGATTGGTTGTTCTTAGCGACTACAAAACATTTAAAGCATGACCAATATTTATTGGCCAACTATGATCTCGATATGATTATTAGTTTCGACCCGATGCTGGAACTTGAATTGCCCGCTCTACAACTATTGAAGAACAGCaccaataaaaatattccAATGATAAAGCTACTGGTGCAAAATTCTCCAGATCATTACCTATTAGATCCAGAAATCAAAAGTTCGAGTTCGTCCACTGATTCAGTTTATTTGGGCGATAACGATCATCTCGATAATGGCAAAGaatatgaagaaattaaatcGTCTTTACTCTATTTTCTGCAAACAAGGAAGGCAAAAGTTGATAACTTCAACGTCGATTATGCTGCGTTGGTAAAGTGCTGTTTGGAAGGGGGAGACTGTAACGAATCCTTACCAGCTTTGAATTTGGTCACGTTGGATGAGACTTCCAAAGACCTCAGCGGTTCCGACTTTTGGCAACCACAATTAACCGAATTAAATTATTTTACTACAGAATTGCCTCTTTGGGACAGTCCGTTGGACATCAAGACTTATCAAACCGAACTAATGCATAGAGCTGTTATTAGATTAAAAGATATTCAGGATGAATTTACAAAAGATAGCGATCTactaaatgaaaaacgGTCTAATGAAAATCAACGGCAAAACAAACTGgatgatatcaaaaattctaTTGGAGTTACATTTAAGAACAAGCAGGAAGTAGAAAAGTCCATCAATGATTCTGAAAAGAGATATAGACATGCCATGACCGAATCTACCAAGCTAGATGACAAGGTGAATTATCTGCttaaaaataaagcagAACTGGAGAACTTTAGTGAATTGTGTCCCGGAAATAGTTCATCTGAATATGATCCGGAAAAAGAATCTACATTAGCAACCAAGTTGAGTCAATATGCAGATGAGGACGTAATTCTTTCCAATAAATTAAAAGCACTACAGGAAGCCAATGCggaaaaattaaagaaaaatgatgaattaCGTTCCCAATATCAAATagaatcttcaaaagcTGCGGAATCAGCTCAAACTTTGAAAACGTTGAAAGAATCACTGGGAtctttagaaaatgaagtaaaTGGTCCTTTGACAAAAGTTCCCGTAGAAAGCTCAAAGAGGGAACTTGAAATGctgaaaaaagatttgCAATCGCTtaaatcaaaaaacaaatttttgaaaaattacataAACTCAATGAACCGACAGTACGACcttaaaaacaaaagcaacgTCCAAGTAGAAAAAACCGCTACAACTAGTACACGGTTCAGATCGACGAGGTCAAATACACCTAATTACACATGA
- the MHR1 gene encoding mitochondrial 54S ribosomal protein mL67 yields MKVNQSISRFRPASWFEKTKIIPPQVYIFRNLEYGQVLYSQFPNFSQNQLDKLFVRPNWSNRKPSIRRDIWKCMCVVNLQNYQQSVQLYQNLCRLRYLRDVAQHKDNDKLRKKDSNGHVWYSGQYRPTFCQEAVADLRESLLKMFEGSAQAETQATPAKKPSIYWEDPWRMGDKEKYWSSGVFDALGLEHKLIERVGNTAREESVVLKELAKLESQSPDQTKAPPQ; encoded by the coding sequence ATGAAGGTAAACCAGTCCATTTCAAGGTTTCGTCCGGCGTCGTGGTtcgaaaagacaaaaataatCCCGCCCCAAGTGTACATTTTCAGGAACTTGGAATATGGACAAGTGCTGTATTCTCAGTTCCCCAATTTTTCGCAGAACCAGCTTGACAAGCTGTTCGTGAGGCCGAACTGGAGCAACAGGAAACCCTCGATAAGAAGGGACATCTGGAAATGCATGTGTGTGGTGAACCTACAAAATTACCAGCAGAGCGTCCAACTGTACCAAAACCTCTGCCGATTGAGATATCTGCGCGACGTGGCACAGCACAAGGACAACGACAAGCTCAGAAAGAAGGACTCCAACGGGCATGTCTGGTACAGCGGACAATATAGGCCCACGTTTTGCCAAGAGGCCGTGGCGGACTTGCGAGAGTCGTTGTTGAAGATGTTCGAGGGCAGCGCACAAGCGGAAACGCAGGCTACGCCCGCCAAGAAACCGTCGATATACTGGGAAGACCCGTGGCGGATGGGCgacaaggaaaaatacTGGAGCTCCGGCGTGTTCGACGCTCTGGGGCTGGAACACAAACTTATCGAGCGTGTGGGAAACACCGCAAGAGAGGAGAGCGTGGTCCTGAAAGAACTAGCCAAGTTGGAATCGCAGTCTCCGGATCAGACGAAAGCACCCCCACAATAG